The Magnolia sinica isolate HGM2019 chromosome 11, MsV1, whole genome shotgun sequence DNA window aaaaaaaagaagaagaagaagaagaagaaagaaagacttTAACTTGACCAACTCTTATCAAGTTGGGTTTGACTCCAAATGTTTTTTCAAAACTCGATCAAATCCTTTAGCAATAATGTTCAACTATCAGATAATTTGTTAGGCAGATGAGCTGAAATACACAAAGTCCACAttcaggcatctaccaaacagtcCTTCAACAGGGAGGAGAACACAAATTGTTAGTAATGAAAAAggggaaaataaaaaacaatttgATCATGATTGACATTGCATGGTTTACTTCAGGAACAgcaaaaacctaaaccaaagaAAATCTTGAGAATATATCACCTATAAAATGTGCATCCATAGATTTAAATATGACATCCATAGGATTAGATCTCCACTGGAATGATTTCTCATACCCTAGTTCAAGCATTTGAACTTTCAAGTAGAAGCGAAAACTaggaaaaaagggggaaaaaaaaaagaatatatacATAGGACATGTCAGGGATACTCACAGTCTTCTCAGTGACAGCCGAGAATTTTAATGGAGCAGTCAGTGATGCACCTCCACCCATGACAAGTCCATGAACAAGCGCTACCTGCCAACATATCAACAGCTGATTAGTATAGATGTAAAAACACAATGTCATTCATTTTCACAAATAGTAGCCCTTGATTTAAGGATAGgtttcaaaatggtacctgggtTTTCCGATATGTGTGAATGTGATAACATAGCCAATACATTCTATACACAACTTCGAGACAGGAATCATCTGCCAAAAGGTACCCATTTTTAAGAAATCTTTAAACATGCGACAATCAGCAATGGGATTGACCTAGTGAATCTACACCCAGATAGCATTTGGATAATCATCACAAAACTTCGAGTGTTGATATGAGCTAAATGATCTAAATGATAAAATTCAACTTCTGCAGAATTGTTTCCCTCTACCTGACCTCCCATCATAGAACATCTTTAGATCCCCACCAGCAGAGAAAGCACGTCCAGCTCCCTAGGGGAAATAATAAGCAAAAGGAACAACATAATTAAGGAAACTGAAACaatttattttccaaaaaatcaAGAACCACCCAAAAATAGGAGGAAGTTTCACTAGCCTTAATTATCACAAGCTCTGCATCATCATCCTTCTCCCATTTTTCAAGGAATTCAGCTAGCAAAACAACCTGCAATGAACCAGACCACTCCATAATCACTTCATAGGCTCCTGAATCAATTCTAATATTACAGAAAATACAACTGAATTTTATTTGAACATACCACTTTGGATGAAATGACATTCAATTGGCGAGGCCGGTTTAAGGTGATCGACCTTGCATGGTTTACTTCTTCTGCCAAAACAACCTAAGACAAGGACACAATCCCAGAGACATTTAGCAATCCAAGAACTATATACCTAATCAttctcatagccttgtcccatctATTTGGGGCCATCAGACATCTATCAACTCTTATCTACTAAGAGAGGGATAAGGTCCACCAAAGAAGATGAATATTTCATCCTCCTAAGTTTAtttacatgtgccacatgtatgaaATGATCTGAATGTCTCTTCAATCAATAGGACCCATAAAAGTATCAAAGAACAGAAAACATAGAGATCAGACAATACTAACTGTGTAATggtggaaataaaaataaaaattattaactgGATTTTAGTGATTTTTTGCTCCAAattttaaatggttaggattgtccaataactTCGATTTTTGGTCTATAACTAGTTCATGGTTGTCCCCGGTGAATGAAAGTGCTAAGTTTCACCATACACATATGCCACGTGTCGAAGATAGAGAGTAGGTGGGCAAAATTTTTGTCCAATTAGGTGGACTGGATCTCCTCCCATCAACTAAACATAGAAATTACAGGAATCAATTAAACGATCTTTTATGATAAAATTCAGGCCATTTCACTCGTCCTTTGGGGCAGGGttgaaaacaaatgaatggctagaaaattTCAACATCCCTTTTGTTTtatacaatgtggcccacctaaagattGAAACAGATTTTTGAGCCAGAAGATATAatgggcgtggcccacctgatggaaagctaggATCTCAGACACGGTTGCTGTCATATGGGAATCTCATATATGTCTAACAGAAAGTAGAGGAAGAGAACATCtggaattatttatttttttttaagtaccTCATCTGGATTTATGGGTTCTTGTGCCATTTAAATACACTTTAGCTTGTAGAAAAGACAAACCTGCaaaatccaaaaatcattagAGACATAAAAGTAGGAAAAACCATATATAAAAAACAAATGGTCAAACAAAATGCAGATCCAAAATTAATATGGAATTTCTCaagtacccaaaaaaaaaaaaaaaaattcagaaaaaccaATTTAAATTTCAAAGTACTGAGTGCCCAAGAACCCCCtcccccaccaaataaaaaagtgcaagcacccaaaaaaaaaaaaaaagatgaatgaaTTTAAGCTCAAGAGGAAGAACACCCAACAAAagaaattgcaaaaataaaaataaaaatattgaatTAAAATGGGAAATTGAGGTGAGTATGAATAAATGAGAAGTGAATCCATGCAAGAAATGAAAGAGATGAGAAGCAGATGAAAACTCATGACAACAGTGAAGGGTTTTGTGTAGAGATTGAAATCAGTAAAGGAAATGAACGTTGGTTGGTAGAACAATAGGGGTGGGTCTATATATCAACCGAAGAAAGAAGGTGGTTGGTGAGGTTCCTGCCTATCTTTACGGAATGCTCACATGCCTGGAACTTGTGGTTAGTTACAATTCTCTCGAGCTATGtcgggcccactgaaatgtttgagTTCCATCTACCCGTCTATTAAATATGCCTTGAAATGTTATTTCTACATGCCAAAATCCAGATTGATTTACAACTCAGATGGGCCCATCAAAATGAACCATGAGAGACATTAGAGAGAGACTCTTACCGTAGAAAGTTCCAGATGAAATTTGGAGTTAATCACATTGTGTATacgtcatccaaaccatttatctgGTGAGCCTTACCAGGATGAAGGGACGCACCAAAAATGAAGGGACCTCCAGCAGCACCTACAACAAAAAGAGCAGAACTCTGCTCCAATCATCAGCCCACCACTGTCACAGATCGTGAAATCGCAGGGCCTTCTTCACTGGCGTCTGTCTTCGTGCCTCCATTAAATCCAGCAATCCTCTGAAATCGGCGACCCGTGCGCATCACGTAGCCATTGAATCCGTCATCCTCTAATGTGGCTTGCTCAAACCATAGATCCAGACCTCTGGCCCCCATCTTCTACAGCTGCTCCCAGTTATGACTTCCACCCCTGCTCCGTCGAGAGCAACACACATTGCTTCCACACTTCCTTCAATGCTAGGGTTTTAAAACCCCCCTTTCGTCAAACGACAACACTGATCTACCATTTCGATCTGTGAAAAAGAGAATCACAATGAGAACCTAATCAGACAGCTGGAGAAAAAACTTCCCTCGATCACAAATATTGCGAAAATCCCTGCATAGGGTttggaaaaggaaaaaaggat harbors:
- the LOC131218325 gene encoding 3-hydroxyisobutyryl-CoA hydrolase-like protein 5, translated to MFYDGRSDDSCLEVVYRMYWLCYHIHTYRKTQVALVHGLVMGGGASLTAPLKFSAVTEKTEMVSKPEIGQSQRFYA